One Streptomyces drozdowiczii DNA segment encodes these proteins:
- the purN gene encoding phosphoribosylglycinamide formyltransferase, protein MASPLPSAAPARVVVLVSGSGTNLQALLDAIGDDSEGFGARIVAVGADRDGIAGLERAERAGLPTFMCRVKDHATREEWDAALAEATAAHRPDLVVSAGFMKIVGKEFLARFGGRFINTHPALLPSFPGAHGVRDALAYGVKVTGCTVHFVDDGVDTGPIIAQGVVEVTEEDTPEGEAALHERIKEVERKLLVEAVGRLARDGYRIEGRKVHLGHVGE, encoded by the coding sequence GTGGCCTCCCCGCTTCCCTCCGCCGCCCCGGCCCGTGTGGTCGTCCTGGTCTCCGGTTCCGGTACGAACCTTCAGGCGCTGCTCGACGCGATCGGTGACGATTCCGAGGGCTTCGGCGCCCGGATCGTCGCGGTCGGCGCCGACCGCGACGGCATCGCCGGCCTGGAACGGGCCGAGCGCGCCGGGCTCCCCACCTTCATGTGCCGGGTCAAGGACCACGCCACCCGCGAGGAGTGGGACGCCGCGCTCGCCGAGGCGACCGCCGCGCACCGGCCGGACCTCGTGGTGTCCGCCGGGTTCATGAAGATCGTGGGCAAGGAGTTCCTGGCCCGGTTCGGCGGCCGGTTCATCAACACCCACCCCGCCCTGCTCCCCAGCTTTCCCGGTGCCCACGGCGTGCGTGACGCGCTCGCGTACGGCGTGAAGGTGACCGGGTGCACCGTCCACTTCGTCGACGACGGCGTCGACACCGGTCCGATCATCGCGCAGGGCGTGGTCGAGGTGACCGAAGAGGACACCCCGGAGGGCGAAGCGGCCCTCCATGAACGCATCAAGGAAGTCGAGCGCAAGCTGCTCGTCGAGGCCGTGGGGCGGCTCGCCCGCGACGGCTATCGCATTGAGGGACGAAAGGTTCATCTCGGTCATGTCGGAGAATAA